The Anastrepha ludens isolate Willacy chromosome 2, idAnaLude1.1, whole genome shotgun sequence genome contains a region encoding:
- the LOC128855447 gene encoding glutamate dehydrogenase, mitochondrial: protein MLVALKKSLRSSMPRKIRSSLATSIRQKHEIPKHLEKIPKEKDPGFSQMIEYYYHAAAQIMEPTMIKELEKYPWMKKEQREERVGAMLRMIGSTTNMLEVTFPIIKDNGQYELITGYRAHHTRHRLPLKGGIRYAMDVDFDEIRALAYLMAFKTACVNVPFGGSKGGIRIDPKKYTVQELQKITRRYTMELLKRNMIGPGIDVPAPDVNTSEREMSWLVDQYLKTFGYNDVNALAITTGKPVAIGGINGRTAATGRGLFKAADCFITDKNWMDLLGWKTGWKDKTVIVQGFGNVGSHASVFVVEAGAKLIGVQELDVSLVNENGIDPKDLMEYYAKNKKSVKGYTKATEKSGSLLGEKCDILMPCATQKVLTAENAGSVQAKLILEGANGPSTPAADEILRKKNVLIIPDMYCNAGGVTVSYFEYLKNINHVSYGKMHVKRDNAMIHELFNSLNEGKGDAKFKPNKKLELMRDCTKEAEIVDAGLQTVMETAAEGIKIVANEYALCNNLRTAAFIYSISKIFRALEVTGISQQ, encoded by the exons atgttgGTCGCCTTAAAGAAATCCTTAAGGTCATCAATGCCGCGGAAAATACGCAGCTCGTTAGCTACGAGTATTCGACAAAAGCATGAGATTCCAAAGCACTTGGAGAAAATACCGAAAGAGAAAGATCCCGGATTTTCACAGATGATTGAATACTACTATCATGCGGCCGCACAAATTATGGAACCGACGATGATAAAAGAACTTGAAAAGTACCCTTGGATGAAGAAGGAACAACGCGAAGAACGTGTTGGGGCTATGCTGAGAATGATCGGTTCAACCACCAACATGCTGGAAGTTACTTTTCCCATAATCAAGGACAATGGTCAATATGAGTTGATCACTGGTTATCGTGCACATCACACCAGACATCGTCTGCCACTCAAGGGAG GCATACGTTACGCCATGGACGTGGACTTCGATGAGATCCGTGCTTTGGCTTACTTGATGGCATTCAAGACAGCTTGTGTGAATGTACCTTTCGGAGGTTCCAAGGGTGGCATCAGAATCGATCCCAAAAAGTATACAGTGCAAGAATTGCAGAAAATTACCCGACGCTATACCATGGAACTATTGAAACGCAACATGATAGGACCAGGTATAGATGTGCCCGCACCAGATGTCAATACAAGTGAACGAGAGATGAGTTGGTTAGTGGATCAATACCTCAAGAcatttg GTTACAATGACGTCAACGCGCTAGCCATCACGACCGGCAAGCCAGTAGCAATAGGCGGTATAAATGGCCGCACCGCGGCAACGGGGCGCGGCCTTTTTAAGGCAGCCGATTGTTTTATTACGGATAAAAATTGGATGGATCTGTTGGGCTGGAAAACTGGTTGGAAGGATAAGACGGTGATTGTACAGGGATTCGGAAATGTCGGCTCGCATGCATCTGTTTTTGTGGTAGAAGCCGGTGCAAAATTAATAGGTGTACAAGAATTGGACGTATCGCTAGTGAACGAGAATGGCATAGATCCAAAG GACTTAATGGAATATTATGCGAAGAATAAAAAATCCGTCAAAGGCTATACGAAGGCTACCGAGAAGAGCGGTAGTCTGTTGGGTGAAAAATGCGACATACTGATGCCGTGCGCCACGCAGAAGGTACTCACGGCGGAAAATGCTGGCAGTGTGCAAGCCAAACTGATTTTAGAAGGCGCTAATGGGCCTTCAACACCGGCTGCAGATGAAATACtgcgcaaaaaaaatgttctcatcATACCCGATATGTATTGCAATGCTGGTGGTGTGACGGTGTCTTATTTcgagtatttgaaaaatatcaatcACGTGTCTTACGGCAAAATGCATGTGAAGCGTGATAACGCCATGATCCATGAATTATTCAATTCGTTAAACGAGGGCAAAGGTGAT GCTAAATTCAAGCCAAATAAAAAACTAGAGCTTATGCGCGATTGCACGAAGGAGGCGGAAATTGTTGATGCTGGTCTACAAACTGTTATGGAAACCGCCGCAGAAGGCATCAAAATCGTGGCAAACGAATATGCACTTTGTAACAATTTGCGCACGGCGGCTTTCATTTAttcgatttcgaaaattttccgcGCTTTAGAAGTGACTGGTATTTCACAACagtaa